The Desulfohalovibrio reitneri genome contains a region encoding:
- the dapF gene encoding diaminopimelate epimerase, translating to MSLNIDPSVEFFKMQGSGNDFVVIDNRTARVAEADMADWAKKLCRRAFGVGADGLFFLEGPGDREDVDFVWHFYNSDGSRAEMCGNGSRCAARLAYELGLAPEGCAIGTDAGVVHAQVYPDTGRVSVKLTPPRDMKLDADLGIAGLDLPVHFVNTGVPHAVVVSDDVTAMDVDRLGREIRFHQEFAPAGANVNFAQVADDRTMYLRTYERGVEAETFACGTGACAAAAVVHELGLTGEEVEVTTSGGERLVITLSGGDVYLTGGAEMTFVGRANLESVGLV from the coding sequence ATGAGCCTGAATATCGATCCCTCGGTGGAATTCTTCAAGATGCAGGGCAGCGGCAACGACTTCGTGGTCATCGACAACCGCACCGCCCGCGTGGCCGAGGCGGACATGGCCGACTGGGCCAAAAAGCTGTGCCGCCGGGCCTTCGGCGTGGGGGCGGACGGCCTGTTTTTCCTGGAAGGCCCGGGGGACCGCGAGGACGTGGATTTCGTCTGGCATTTCTACAACTCCGACGGCTCCCGCGCGGAGATGTGTGGCAACGGCAGCCGCTGCGCCGCGCGCCTGGCCTACGAGCTGGGGCTGGCCCCGGAGGGCTGCGCCATCGGCACGGACGCCGGGGTGGTGCACGCCCAGGTCTATCCGGACACGGGCCGGGTCTCGGTCAAGCTGACCCCGCCCCGGGACATGAAGCTGGACGCGGACCTGGGCATCGCGGGGCTGGATTTGCCGGTGCACTTCGTGAACACGGGCGTGCCGCACGCCGTGGTGGTCTCGGACGACGTGACGGCCATGGACGTGGACCGGCTGGGCCGGGAGATTCGTTTTCACCAGGAGTTCGCTCCGGCCGGGGCCAACGTCAACTTCGCCCAGGTGGCGGACGATCGGACCATGTACCTGCGGACGTACGAGCGCGGGGTGGAGGCGGAGACCTTCGCCTGCGGCACCGGGGCCTGCGCCGCCGCGGCCGTGGTCCACGAGCTGGGGCTGACCGGCGAGGAAGTGGAAGTCACCACCTCCGGCGGCGAACGCCTGGTCATCACCCTCTCCGGCGGCGACGTCTACCTCACTGGCGGCGCGGAAATGACTTTCGTGGGTCGGGCGAACCTGGAGAGCGTGGGGCTGGTGTAG
- a CDS encoding acyl-CoA thioesterase: MDERQGRPVGESRFVLTRMMEPQDTNPFGSVHGGVIMKNIDVAAAVAAMRHCRCNTVTVSIDRLDFHLPVKVGDLVFFKSSVNGVGRTSLEVGVRVEVENLYTGKISHVASAYLTFVSMGPDNHPTETPRLIPETQDDQRRMEEAEERRQARARAKAEAGG; the protein is encoded by the coding sequence ATGGACGAAAGACAAGGACGGCCGGTGGGCGAGTCGCGCTTCGTGCTGACCCGCATGATGGAGCCCCAGGACACCAACCCATTCGGCAGCGTGCACGGTGGGGTCATCATGAAGAACATCGACGTGGCCGCGGCCGTGGCCGCCATGCGCCACTGCCGCTGCAACACGGTCACGGTCTCCATCGACCGCCTCGACTTCCACCTGCCGGTCAAGGTGGGCGACCTGGTCTTCTTCAAGTCCAGCGTCAACGGCGTGGGCCGCACCTCCCTGGAAGTGGGCGTGCGGGTGGAGGTGGAGAACCTCTACACCGGCAAGATCAGCCACGTGGCCTCGGCCTACCTGACCTTCGTCTCCATGGGCCCGGACAACCACCCCACCGAAACCCCCCGCCTCATCCCCGAAACCCAGGACGACCAGCGCCGCATGGAAGAGGCCGAGGAGAGGCGGCAGGCGCGGGCCAGAGCCAAGGCCGAAGCCGGGGGATAG
- a CDS encoding carboxymuconolactone decarboxylase family protein encodes MGKDGPPEHYRKLNERFPEFMRAVQNLGKTAQESGPLDEKTVLLIQLGAAAADRSEGSVRSHVRRALAAGAEEAEIQHALLAVTSTIGFPNVAAALNWAHKELD; translated from the coding sequence ATGGGTAAAGACGGACCACCGGAACATTACCGCAAACTCAACGAACGTTTTCCCGAATTCATGCGCGCCGTGCAGAACCTGGGCAAGACCGCCCAGGAGTCAGGCCCCCTGGACGAAAAGACCGTGCTGCTCATCCAGCTCGGAGCGGCCGCGGCCGACCGCTCCGAAGGCTCGGTGCGCTCCCACGTGCGCCGCGCCCTGGCCGCCGGGGCGGAGGAGGCGGAAATCCAGCACGCCCTGCTGGCCGTGACCTCCACCATCGGCTTCCCCAACGTGGCCGCGGCCCTGAACTGGGCACACAAGGAGCTGGACTAG